In the genome of Rhodoplanes sp. Z2-YC6860, one region contains:
- a CDS encoding VOC family protein: MSGTEARNVALKLESFAIPVADVDRAKKFYSDLGWRLDADFPFDNGFRVVQFTPPGSPCSIQFGTKLTSAAPGSAQGLYLVVSDIEAARASLAARGVKISEVFHIHVPGAQFLPDGSGDRIAGPAKGHASYKSYATFSDPDGNRWLLQEVTTRLPGRIDSTEVTFTSAADLIGALKRAAAAYGEHEKRPPGPNDDWPEWYAAYIVAEQTGKPLPE; the protein is encoded by the coding sequence ATGAGTGGTACCGAAGCGCGAAACGTCGCTCTGAAGCTCGAATCTTTCGCTATTCCGGTCGCTGACGTCGACCGTGCCAAGAAATTCTATAGCGATCTCGGGTGGCGGCTTGACGCCGACTTCCCGTTCGACAACGGCTTCCGCGTGGTCCAGTTCACTCCGCCGGGTTCGCCTTGCTCGATCCAGTTCGGCACCAAGCTCACCTCGGCCGCGCCCGGCTCAGCGCAGGGTCTCTATCTGGTCGTCTCGGATATCGAAGCGGCGCGCGCCTCGCTCGCGGCGCGTGGTGTGAAGATCAGCGAGGTGTTTCATATCCACGTCCCGGGCGCCCAGTTCCTGCCCGATGGCAGCGGCGATCGTATCGCCGGCCCTGCGAAAGGCCACGCCAGCTACAAATCCTATGCGACCTTCAGCGATCCGGACGGCAACCGCTGGCTGCTGCAAGAGGTCACGACGCGGCTTCCCGGCCGGATCGACAGCACCGAGGTGACGTTCACATCCGCGGCAGACCTCATTGGCGCACTCAAGCGCGCCGCGGCCGCATACGGTGAGCACGAAAAGCGGCCCCCTGGGCCGAACGATGATTGGCCGGAGTGGTACGCGGCTTACATCGTGGCCGAGCAGACCGGCAAGCCTTTGCCGGAATGA
- a CDS encoding ABC transporter permease, translating into MTAIGRSNDLALAADNARAIPFLSRPGTIAAMLLLPCFAWISFFFLLPLSFMIWRSATGDAGSIAIYQDIITAPLYHKVLITTLQMTCTSTLLALLLGYPVAYALTVSGPKLRGLMLLFVLVPYWVDIIVRSFSWLVMLGDNGIINKALIGLGLISHPIQLLYTKYSVLMGMVQILLPFAIVTLFGAMLRIDRTLTTAAKIHGANEWQAFRTVFFPLSLPGVYGAALLVFILGLGFYVTPALLGSPKETMIAQTIMVEATQTLDWETASAAGTMLLVISTAIAAIYNRYFSLDRLWGGSDK; encoded by the coding sequence ATGACGGCCATCGGTCGCAGCAACGATCTCGCCCTCGCCGCCGACAATGCGCGAGCGATACCGTTTCTGTCTCGGCCGGGCACGATCGCCGCAATGCTGCTCCTGCCATGCTTCGCCTGGATCTCGTTTTTTTTCCTGCTGCCTCTGAGCTTCATGATCTGGCGGAGCGCTACAGGCGACGCGGGATCGATCGCAATCTATCAGGACATCATCACCGCGCCGCTGTATCACAAGGTCCTGATCACGACGTTGCAAATGACATGCACCAGCACGCTGCTGGCGCTGCTTCTGGGCTATCCTGTCGCTTATGCCCTCACCGTCAGCGGGCCCAAATTGCGCGGGCTCATGCTGCTGTTCGTGCTGGTGCCCTACTGGGTCGACATCATCGTGCGCAGCTTTTCGTGGCTGGTGATGCTGGGCGATAACGGCATCATCAACAAAGCGCTGATAGGCCTCGGTCTCATCAGCCATCCGATACAGCTTCTCTATACGAAATACAGCGTCCTGATGGGAATGGTGCAAATCCTTTTGCCGTTCGCCATCGTGACGCTCTTCGGAGCCATGCTGCGGATCGACCGCACGTTGACCACGGCCGCGAAGATTCACGGCGCAAACGAATGGCAGGCATTCCGCACAGTGTTCTTCCCTTTGAGTCTGCCCGGCGTCTACGGTGCGGCCTTGCTGGTCTTCATTCTCGGGCTCGGCTTTTACGTGACGCCGGCCCTGCTCGGCAGTCCCAAGGAAACCATGATTGCGCAGACCATCATGGTCGAGGCAACACAGACCCTCGATTGGGAGACCGCGAGCGCCGCGGGCACCATGCTGCTGGTCATCTCGACAGCCATCGCGGCCATCTACAACAGGTACTTCAGTCTCGACCGCCTGTGGGGAGGGTCGGACAAATGA
- a CDS encoding ABC transporter ATP-binding protein, producing the protein MSGSSPAVAIGGTGASGAQVQLRGLIKAFGNFRAVDNISLDIPAGAFVSLLGPSGSGKTTTLNLIAGFLLPDGGDILFDDKPVSNIPSHRRNIGMVFQSYALFPHMTVADNVGFPLKMRTRLRGGDARDRISEMLSLMRLSHLEGRYPRQLSGGQQQRVAMARALVSSPRLLLMDEPLGALDKKLREQMQIEIKHIHRTVGTTIVYVTHDQTEALTMSDLVVVMHQSRVAQVGTPRALYDAPANAFVADFLGDSNLLEVRVRDESSDLITTATADGHTLRIRKHDGVPRAGERAALLIRPADITVAQGRGHAGDHQTLSGTISDISYHGDGYRISVPAAGGTLQAIVPRTEGAHLERGQMVTLSWPASVGRLLPIDGADNVMGGAET; encoded by the coding sequence ATGTCCGGTTCCTCCCCTGCTGTTGCGATCGGAGGCACCGGAGCATCGGGCGCCCAGGTCCAACTTCGCGGCCTGATCAAAGCTTTCGGCAACTTTCGCGCCGTCGACAACATCTCGCTCGATATTCCGGCCGGCGCGTTCGTCTCCCTTCTCGGTCCGAGCGGCTCCGGAAAGACCACCACGCTGAACTTGATCGCCGGGTTCCTGTTGCCGGACGGAGGCGACATTCTGTTCGATGACAAACCGGTTTCAAACATCCCTTCGCATCGACGCAACATCGGGATGGTGTTCCAGTCGTACGCGCTCTTTCCGCACATGACGGTGGCGGACAATGTCGGCTTTCCCTTGAAGATGCGCACGCGGCTTCGTGGCGGCGATGCCAGGGATCGCATTTCTGAGATGCTGTCTCTGATGCGCTTGTCGCACCTCGAAGGCCGCTACCCACGTCAGCTCTCCGGTGGGCAGCAGCAGCGGGTCGCCATGGCGCGCGCGCTTGTATCCTCGCCGCGCCTGCTTTTGATGGACGAGCCGCTTGGAGCGCTCGATAAGAAGCTCCGCGAGCAGATGCAAATCGAGATCAAGCATATCCATCGCACAGTCGGCACGACCATCGTTTATGTCACCCATGACCAGACGGAAGCGCTGACGATGTCAGATCTTGTCGTGGTCATGCATCAAAGTCGTGTCGCTCAGGTCGGAACTCCCCGCGCGCTCTATGACGCTCCGGCAAATGCGTTCGTTGCCGATTTTCTTGGCGACTCCAATCTTCTGGAGGTTCGCGTCCGCGACGAGAGCAGCGATCTGATCACCACGGCGACCGCGGACGGTCATACGCTGCGGATCAGAAAACACGACGGTGTGCCACGGGCTGGCGAGCGGGCTGCGTTGCTGATCCGTCCTGCCGATATCACTGTGGCGCAGGGCCGAGGTCATGCCGGCGACCACCAGACTTTGAGCGGGACCATCAGCGACATCAGCTATCACGGCGACGGCTATCGCATCAGTGTCCCAGCGGCCGGAGGAACCCTGCAAGCCATTGTTCCACGCACCGAGGGCGCGCATCTGGAACGAGGCCAGATGGTCACGTTGTCCTGGCCTGCAAGCGTAGGAAGATTGCTACCCATCGACGGCGCAGACAACGTGATGGGTGGCGCCGAGACATGA
- a CDS encoding acetate--CoA ligase family protein gives MAGALSVLLNPKSIAVVGASPSRGRARLVLHNLRNAGYSGDVYAINPRYEDVLGYKCYPSIASLPGPVDCVVALVGADAACDVLEQAHALGTRSAVVPSAGFGEGGHGEERGGRLRRLAAGGMSICGPNCFGMISVRSGAAMYSGPISFPLQPGPVAIVSQSGGLGHNAFSPLMNHRRLGFSYVISCGNATATGVEDYVDHFVDDPDVQVIACVIESLSKPELLFEAAQRARRARKSILFYQPGRSAAGQATVRSHTGALVGNSDILAAHLRRCGIVQTESYDTFIETIELFGLVPRDDKLGGDVIVVSGSGGGAAVAADALDGAGVPLAQLSAETVERVGAALPEFGSVNNPLDGTGSIYDDPKMLPKLMDAILANPGNPAIMCAVNASARTEQMRLFADIFADAARTSGRTVVAYQPNPLGGELESGIVNTLVEGGVPLMLGISEAMRALRCLVGRREFWTTDVPLTPAGARRGAASTLPADFMDLRKVLSAAGVPVVETRYVTSEREAIAAGRAVGLPVAVKAEAPGLLHKSDIGAVRLGCMSDEAVAEAYRTVTGNAVKAGFANQGALIQPMMSGIAEVYAGVICDPLLGPAVVFGLGGIFIEVLKDTITELAPLSHADATRMISSIRGAALLQGLRGRPAADTEALARLLVGLGKFAVENTGRFTALDLNPIVVKAEGQGAFAVDIALDVKAS, from the coding sequence GTGGCTGGTGCGTTGTCCGTTCTGCTCAATCCGAAATCGATCGCGGTGGTCGGTGCGTCTCCGAGCCGCGGCCGCGCGAGACTAGTGTTGCACAATCTTCGCAACGCCGGTTACAGCGGCGATGTCTACGCGATCAACCCGCGCTACGAGGACGTGCTCGGATACAAATGTTATCCATCGATCGCGAGCCTGCCCGGTCCGGTGGATTGCGTGGTGGCACTCGTCGGCGCGGACGCTGCATGCGATGTGCTGGAACAGGCGCATGCGCTTGGCACGCGCAGCGCGGTGGTACCGTCGGCGGGGTTCGGCGAGGGCGGGCATGGCGAAGAGCGCGGCGGCCGGCTGCGCCGACTGGCCGCCGGCGGAATGTCCATCTGCGGCCCCAACTGCTTTGGCATGATCAGCGTCAGAAGCGGGGCCGCGATGTACAGCGGGCCGATCTCGTTTCCGCTTCAGCCGGGCCCTGTCGCCATCGTGTCCCAGAGCGGCGGGCTTGGCCACAACGCGTTCTCGCCGCTCATGAACCACAGGCGGCTCGGGTTCAGCTATGTGATTTCGTGCGGCAATGCGACCGCCACGGGCGTCGAGGACTATGTCGATCACTTCGTCGACGACCCCGATGTCCAGGTGATTGCCTGCGTCATCGAGAGTCTTTCGAAACCGGAGCTTTTGTTCGAGGCGGCGCAGCGGGCAAGGCGCGCGCGAAAGTCGATTCTGTTCTACCAGCCGGGCCGCTCGGCAGCCGGCCAGGCCACGGTTCGTTCGCACACCGGCGCATTGGTCGGCAACAGCGATATCCTCGCCGCACATTTGCGCCGCTGCGGGATCGTGCAGACCGAGAGTTACGACACCTTCATCGAGACCATCGAACTGTTCGGTTTGGTGCCGCGGGACGACAAACTCGGCGGCGACGTGATTGTGGTGTCCGGCAGCGGTGGCGGCGCCGCGGTTGCAGCCGACGCTCTGGATGGCGCCGGAGTGCCGCTGGCGCAGCTTTCTGCGGAGACTGTCGAGCGGGTCGGCGCGGCGCTTCCCGAGTTTGGCAGCGTCAACAATCCGCTCGATGGCACGGGTTCGATTTACGACGACCCGAAAATGCTGCCGAAGTTGATGGACGCGATCCTGGCCAATCCGGGAAACCCGGCGATCATGTGCGCCGTCAACGCCAGCGCGCGCACCGAACAGATGCGCCTGTTTGCAGATATTTTCGCAGATGCCGCACGGACCTCGGGACGGACGGTCGTGGCCTATCAACCAAACCCGCTTGGCGGCGAGCTTGAATCCGGGATCGTCAACACGCTGGTCGAAGGCGGTGTGCCGCTGATGCTTGGCATATCGGAGGCGATGCGGGCGCTCCGCTGCCTGGTGGGCCGCCGTGAATTTTGGACGACGGACGTGCCCTTGACGCCAGCCGGCGCGCGGCGCGGCGCGGCTTCTACACTGCCTGCGGATTTCATGGATTTGAGAAAGGTTCTGTCCGCAGCCGGTGTTCCCGTTGTCGAAACTCGGTATGTAACATCCGAACGCGAGGCGATTGCGGCCGGCCGCGCCGTTGGGTTGCCTGTCGCCGTCAAGGCTGAGGCGCCCGGTTTGCTTCATAAGTCGGATATCGGCGCGGTTCGGCTTGGCTGCATGTCGGACGAAGCGGTCGCCGAGGCCTATAGGACGGTGACCGGCAACGCCGTTAAAGCGGGCTTTGCAAATCAAGGGGCGCTGATCCAGCCCATGATGTCAGGGATCGCTGAGGTTTATGCTGGCGTCATCTGCGATCCGCTATTGGGACCGGCGGTTGTTTTCGGTCTGGGCGGAATTTTCATCGAGGTACTCAAGGACACGATCACCGAACTGGCCCCGCTCAGTCACGCTGATGCGACACGGATGATCTCGTCCATCAGAGGTGCAGCACTCTTGCAGGGTTTACGGGGCCGTCCAGCTGCCGATACAGAAGCGCTTGCAAGGCTATTGGTTGGACTCGGCAAGTTCGCGGTCGAAAACACAGGGCGCTTCACCGCACTCGATCTCAATCCTATTGTAGTGAAAGCTGAAGGACAGGGCGCATTCGCTGTCGATATCGCGCTCGACGTAAAAGCGAGCTGA
- a CDS encoding FadR/GntR family transcriptional regulator: MQEFPGIVTAGLAKQIAESLREQILSGKIKVAERLPTEEELARKFSVSRPTIREALKRLAAENLIHSRRGPRGGSTVKHPRPEEASLSLSNALRLLAGLGEFDHAHIFEARCELESTCCRLAAKRRNKDYLARMRTELETQRDATLTDEEFCASDVRFHRGLFEATENPILQFMLCAISDALQPVTNLVVFRFRDRKVICEQHQRLIEALEVSDAAGAVEVLQKQAQYLAHSYRKARAYRKSRERKRGKDAKASAAR; encoded by the coding sequence GTGCAAGAATTCCCTGGCATCGTAACGGCGGGGCTGGCGAAGCAGATCGCCGAAAGCCTGCGCGAGCAGATTCTCAGCGGGAAAATCAAGGTCGCCGAGCGCTTGCCGACCGAAGAAGAGCTTGCGCGAAAGTTCAGCGTATCCCGGCCGACGATCCGCGAGGCGCTGAAGCGGCTGGCTGCCGAGAACCTCATCCATTCGCGGCGCGGGCCACGCGGCGGCTCGACCGTCAAGCATCCGCGCCCCGAAGAGGCGTCATTATCGTTGAGCAATGCGCTCCGCCTGCTGGCGGGACTCGGCGAGTTTGATCACGCACATATTTTCGAAGCCCGCTGCGAACTGGAAAGCACATGCTGCAGGCTCGCGGCCAAGCGACGCAACAAGGACTATCTCGCCAGGATGCGGACCGAGCTCGAGACTCAACGCGATGCAACGCTGACCGACGAGGAGTTTTGCGCGTCCGACGTGAGGTTTCACCGGGGCCTGTTCGAGGCCACGGAAAACCCCATCCTGCAATTCATGCTTTGCGCAATCAGCGATGCGTTGCAGCCGGTCACCAACCTGGTGGTGTTCCGGTTCCGCGATCGCAAGGTCATCTGCGAGCAGCACCAGCGATTGATCGAAGCGCTTGAAGTGTCCGATGCTGCAGGTGCAGTCGAAGTCCTGCAGAAGCAGGCCCAATATCTGGCGCACAGCTATCGCAAGGCTCGTGCGTATCGGAAATCCCGTGAACGCAAGCGAGGCAAAGATGCCAAGGCCTCCGCGGCACGATAG